Below is a genomic region from Capricornis sumatraensis isolate serow.1 chromosome 17, serow.2, whole genome shotgun sequence.
AGCCCACCTGCAAGAGCGACCCTGGCTTCTGGTGAGGGCCTTCTCCCGAGAGGCTGGCTGCCAGGGCTTGGGCTCTGAGGTTGGGCCCTACTCTGCTCCAGCTGACCCCCCTGAGGAAGAGTCCCTGGGGGTGTGAGACCCACTCTGGGACCCTCAGGAGACAGCAGTCCCCTCGGAAGGGACTTGCCCACCCCTGCCTCAGTTGGTCTCCCCTGGAGAGTCTGGTGGGAGGGGTCCTGGGCCCACGGTGGGTCCCCCTGAGGGCATTCACCCGCAGCTTGTCTCCCCATTAAGAGCCCTGTGGGAGGGAGCTTGAGGGTAAGGGGTGGCGCCCAGTAGTAACCCCTCCCGTCCCCCATCCCCAGGATCACTGTGGTCACGTGGAACGTGGGCACCGCCATGCCCCCCGACGATGTCACCTCCCTTCTCCACCTGGGCAGCACCAGCGGTGACAGTGACAGGGCAGATATGATCGCCATAGGGTGAGGGGCAGGGCAAGCAGACTCCCTCCCAGCGCCTTGCCCATGGGAGCGGCTCCTAGGGCGCGCCCAATCCGAACACCGCCTCCCATCCgccccccctccgccccccagGTTGCAGGAAGTGAACTCCATGATCAACAAGCGGCTCAAGGACGCGCTCTTCACGGACCAGTGGAGCGAGCTCTTCATGGACGCTCTGGGGCCCTTCAACTTTGTGCTGGTAACGCCTCCCTCAGCCGCCCCCCGGGGAGGTGGAGCCCCCTGGCTTCCCAGCGCTAGCTCCGCCTTGACTCACTGCGGGGCCCGCTGAGCCTCCGTGGCCGGGTCTCTGAAATAGGCGGATGGGGGAGCAGACCCCTAAGGACCGGAAAAGGCGAGGGCAGCGTGGGAGCCGCGTCCCGCCGCCCAGCCTCCTCTCGCCTCTGCTGCAGGTGAGCACCGTGCGGATGCAGGGCGTCATCTTGCTGCTGTTCGCCAAGTACTACCATCTGCCCTTCCTGAGGGACGTGCAGACTGACTGCACGCGCACTGGCCTGGGAGGCTACTGGGTGAGCGTGGAAGGGGCCTGGGAGGGACCAGGGACCTAAGGGGTCTGTAGATTAGTCCCCGGCCCCCAAGCAGTGGCAACATCCCCTCCCCAAACTCCACCCCTTTCTCTGAGATCTGCCTCTCCCAACCCACCGCTCCCTCTCCTTTTCTAGACCCCGCCCCTGTCTATAAAACTTTCCTAGGTGGCAAAGAGgtcaagaatcagcctgccaatgcaggagacacaggagatgagggttcgatccctgggtcgggaagatcccctggagtaggacatgtcaacccactccagtaatcttgcctggaaattttcatggacagaggagcttggcgggctgcggTCCGTGGACTTGCAGAGTGGCCCGTTTCTATTCGCACCACTTTCTAGTGTTCCATTCCTTTCCTTAGAACCCACTCCTCTCCAAGCCTGCGCCAGTCCTGAGCCACACCCGCTGACCAGGCCCACCCAAACCCCGCCCCAGGGCTCACCTCCCTGCCTAAGCCCCGCCCACAACCCGCCCAACCTGTCTCCTCAGGGCAACAAGGGTGGAGTGAGTGTGCGTCTGGCTGCCTTTGGGCACATGCTGTGCTTCCTGAACTGCCACCTGCCGGCCCACATGGATAAAGCGGAGCAGCGCAAGGACAACTTCCAGACCATCCTCAGCCTCCAGCAGTTCCCGGGGCCTGGCGCTCAAGGCATCCTGGATCACGAGTATGGGCCTCTCAGAGCTTGGGTGGGGCTAGTGGAagaggctggagaaggaagtggcaacccactccagtattcttgcctagagaatcccgtggaccgaggagcctggtgggctgctgtccatagggtcgcgcagagtcggacacgactgaagtgactgaagtgGAAGAGAAGTGGTAGGAAGGCCCTGTAGGGAGAGGCGGGGCCTATGGGGCGGAGACCACCCACACTACGTCTAGGAACCGGAATGCGGGAGGGCGTCCTTCATccgcctgagatgcaggagaccccgggttgattcctgggtcgggaagatcctctggagaaaggataggctacccactctagtatgcttgggcttcccttgtggctcagctggtaaagaatccgcctgcaatgtaggagacctgagttcgatccctaggttggggagatcccctggtgaagggaaaggctacccactccagtattctggcctggagaatttcatggactgtgtagtccatggggtcacaaagagtcggacacgactgagtgaccttcactttgaTCGGGAAGTGGATGGATCCTGCAGGATGGATCTTTGCTGAGGGGCAGAACCTTGCTGGGAGTCAGAACCTGACAACTCACCCAGCCCCCGGTGTCATCACTGGGAACAACTACCACTGTCAGGTTGGATGGAGGCAGAGAAGATGGAATTGGGCTCTTCTTCCCATGGACCCCGCTGaccacccctcctcccttcccggAACAGCCTCGTGTTCTGGTTCGGAGACCTGAACTTCCGCATCGAGAGCTATGACCTGCACTTTGTCAAGCTTGCCATCGATAGTGAGCAGCTCCACCAGCTCTGGGAGAAAGACCAGGTGGGGGAATTGCAACCTGTACCCCAAACCACAAGCACACAAAACACGCCCTAGGACCACCTGTACCCTAGGTGACAGTCCTTGCCCTCACCTGCTCTGCCCAAGCTCTTGTCCAATTCTCTGCTTCTGGACCCTCACAGCTCAACATGGCCAAGAACACCTGGCCCATCCTGaagggcttccaggaggggcccctcaACTTTGCACCCACCTTCAAGTTTGATGTGGGTACTAACAAATATGATACCAGGTGAGCTCAGCCCCAGGAtgagaggtgggggtgcgggcTGAGACAGCATAAAGGGGATAAAGGAATAAGGATAAAGGAGAGGAAATGGGATCAGGGGGGCTCGACTCATGGCCCCTGATACTCAGGTTACTCCTGCCCATCGCAGTGCGAAGAAGCGGAAGCCAGCCTGGACAGACCGTATCCTGTGGAAGGTCAAGGCTCCAGGTGGAGGTCCCAGCCCCTCAGGAAGGGAGAGCCACCGGCTCCAGGTGACCCAGCACAGCTACCGCAGCCACATGGAATATACCGTCAGTGACCACAAACCTGTGGCTGCCCAATTCGTCCTGCACGTGAGTCCTGGCCTCCCCTCATGACATCCCCAAACCCAGCTCAGCATCCCACTGCCCATGGGTAACCCCAGGCCCTCACCACCATCCGCTTATCATAACAGACTGGGAGTGGGATTGTGATCTCcatttttagatgagaaaaaccctgaggctcagagacacagCATCCGTTTCCTGGGGTCACATGGTTAACAAAGGGAAGagttaggatttgaacccaggctagGCTGATTTAGAAGAGGATGtcttttccattcatttctaGCTCTCCTTTTCCAAGAAATGGTTAGGGCAATTGTGTTGAAATTCACATATTCAGTAAGATGAGCAAACTCAGAATATATACTCAAATGCCATGTAGTGTTCATTCACAttcacttattatttatttaccatCTTACCGTATGTGGTGGGGAGAAGGAGCAGAGATATAGAACAACATACAGCTAGACTCTGAATAGTTACTATAAAATTTAGCTTTGCGTTTAGGATTGAGGCCCCTACTTGCGAAAGTAAAGAGGGGAAATCCAAGAATGTCAGAACTGGATCTTAGAGATCGTGTGATCCaactctgttttttgtttgtttgtttgttttttccaggaAAACGGAGGCTCTTAGTGGGGTAGGCATGAGCCCCAGGTcacacacaggctcagtggcaCAATAGGGTGGAGCCCACTTTCCAGCCCTGAAACCCAACTCTGGGCTCTCCAATTCTCTTGATCTGATAAGATGGAGCCCAGAAAGCCAGAGAATATTTTCCCAGCTAACTTTGTCATATGATCAGTCGGCTGGACAGCAGCCAGTGTCCTCAGCTAGGAGTGGAAATCTGCCTATGTCTGGCTTCCCATGACCTTTGGTAAAAGCCTTGAATGTGAGGTttaatccccagtcagggacctCACCTTGAGAACCACTCTTTTTGGGTGCTCTATCCTGCATTCTTTATCTAGAACTCTCCCTTATGAAACCTGTTGTGTgcctcctcacctcctcctctggCTTTGCGCCTGAGCCTGTGTAGGATATG
It encodes:
- the INPP5J gene encoding phosphatidylinositol 4,5-bisphosphate 5-phosphatase A isoform X4, which translates into the protein MALPRPSTQGAGPGERQSPSLQPRETAVPATTSSSTPTSSSSSWSAQPTCKSDPGFWITVVTWNVGTAMPPDDVTSLLHLGSTSGDSDRADMIAIGLQEVNSMINKRLKDALFTDQWSELFMDALGPFNFVLVSTVRMQGVILLLFAKYYHLPFLRDVQTDCTRTGLGGYWGNKGGVSVRLAAFGHMLCFLNCHLPAHMDKAEQRKDNFQTILSLQQFPGPGAQGILDHDLVFWFGDLNFRIESYDLHFVKLAIDSEQLHQLWEKDQLNMAKNTWPILKGFQEGPLNFAPTFKFDVGTNKYDTSAKKRKPAWTDRILWKVKAPGGGPSPSGRESHRLQVTQHSYRSHMEYTVSDHKPVAAQFVLHFAFRDDVPLVRLEVADEWVRPEQAVVRYRIETVFARSSWDWIGLYRVTFSEESLPKGHGDFILGYYSHTHSILIGVTEPFQISLPTSEPTSSSTDSSGTSSEDEDDSTLELLAPKSRSPSPGKSKRHRSRSPGLARFPSLALRPSSRERRGTSRSPSPQSRRLPRAAPDGGGDGGSRGSSEEGPPGLPGAWAFPPSVPRSLGLLPALRLETVDPGGGGCWGPDREALASSGSLSPSPQGRQGLEEGGLGP